From Ipomoea triloba cultivar NCNSP0323 chromosome 5, ASM357664v1, the proteins below share one genomic window:
- the LOC116021021 gene encoding wall-associated receptor kinase 2-like → MSFLVLLLLVLSAVLGSALSKTNSSISIAKSKCRDSCGNVMIPYPFGLTEDYCSLNSNFFIACNSSFDPPKPYLPNSNIEISDISVDGQLTVMKYIARICYSKTGEAVPPSDSWLKTSNFYVNQTANKFVAVGCDAVATVSGSDRSTKMEGCRASCDGIGEVKNGTCSGIGCCETAIPNMAKNVYFTVGSIFSYNQTTGVVPCNYAFVVKNGGFDFSSTMLTKEWDVVEFPMVLDWFISSETCNTACQGNTSCVPVNGTVNGEGYRCACKEGYEGNPYLSGCKDIDECVNGQNNCSINSICSNIEGSYECHCEEGYHGDGKGELGCQLPKDDCKDNGKGCTSSKRMIIEHFIGIALCTVLLISGFCLYLGYRRKKSTQIREKFFRENGGLILKQKIAQGTTSSCTTRIFTAQGLRKATNNYDQTRIIGQGGFGVVYKGHLLDGRTVAVKKPKMLDPTQVEQFINEVIVLSQINHRNIVKLFGCCLETEIPLLVYEFINNGTLCEHLNDKNKASTLAWPVRLRIATETAEVLSYLHSAASPPIIHRDVKPANILLDNECTAKVSDFGASRLVLQDQTQLITMVQGTFGYLDPEYMQTHQLTEKSDVYSFGVVLMELLTGRRAVIYDGPMEERSLYEHFLSSLKTNQLFKILDDNIVCEGNTEELQEVALLARRCLNVKGEERPTMKEVAVELSGLRRAAKHSWVNNSDTSIKSHALFTDDQPPLISSGYIDATFSITSEYDSLKHHMELPMTTAR, encoded by the exons ATGAGCTTCCTCGTACTACTACTACTTGTATTGTCGGCTGTACTAGGTTCCGCTCTCTCAAAAACCAATTCCTCcatttccatagccaaatccaaGTGCAGAGACAGTTGCGGCAACGTGATGATCCCGTATCCCTTTGGGCTGACAGAAGATTATTGTTCCCTAAACTCAAACTTCTTCATCGCCTGCAACTCCTCCTTCGATCCTCCCAAGccatatttaccaaacagtaACATAGAGATAAGTGATATATCAGTTGATGGGCAGTTGACCGTTATGAAGTACATAGCTCGAATTTGTTATTCCAAAACGGGTGAAGCAGTTCCCCCATCGGACTCATGGCTGAAAACCTCAAACTTCTACGTCAACCAGACCGCCAACAAATTCGTCGCTGTCGGCTGCGACGCTGTCGCTACTGTCTCAGGCTCCGACCGGTCCACTAAGATGGAAGGTTGCAGGGCATCCTGCGACGGCATAGGAGAGGTTAAAAACGGGACGTGTAGTGGGATTGGGTGTTGCGAGACCGCCATTCCTAATATGGCCAAGAACGTGTACTTCACAGTGGGGAGTATTTTTTCCTATAACCAAACCACCGGTGTTGTTCCCTGCAACTACGCGTTCGTGGTGAAGAACGGTGGGTTCGACTTTTCGTCGACTATGCTTACCAAAGAATGGGATGTTGTGGAGTTTCCCATGGTTCTTGACTGGTTTATCTCGAGTGAAACGTGTAATACTGCGTGTCAAGGGAATACGTCATGTGTTCCTGTAAATGGTACTGTTAATGGTGAGGGGTATCGTTGCGCTTGTAAGGAGGGTTATGAAGGCAATCCTTATCTCTCCGGTTGCAAAG ATATCGATGAATGTGTAAATGGACAGAACAACTGCTCCATAAACTCTATTTGCTCAAACATCGAAGGTAGTTATGAGTGCCATTGCGAGGAAGGTTACCATGGCGATGGGAAGGGGGAATTGGGCTGCCAATTACCTAAGGATGATTGCAAAGATAATGGGAAAGGGTGCACTTCTTCTAAACGGATGATTATTGAACATTTTATTG gtATTGCTTTATGCACTGTGCTGTTGATAAGTGGGTTTTGTCTGTACTTGGGATATCGAAGGAAGAAATCAACACAAATCAGAGAGAAATTCTTTAGAGAAAATGGAGGATTGATTTTGAAGCAAAAGATTGCTCAAGGCACTACGTCTTCATGCACAACAAGAATTTTCACTGCTCAAGGGCTTAGAAAAGCGACCAACAACTATGACCAAACTAGAATCATTGGTCAAGGAGGTTTTGGGGTTGTTTATAAAGGGCACCTTCTTGATGGTCGAACAGTAGCCGTTAAGAAACCCAAAATGTTGGACCCAACCCAAGTCGAGCAGTTCATCAATGAGGTTATTGTGCTCTCTCAAATCAATCACAGAAACATAGTCAAACTCTTTGGTTGTTGTTTAGAAACAGAAATTCCGTTACTCGTTTATGAATTCATAAACAACGGAACATTATGTGAGCATCTAAACGACAAAAACAAGGCGTCCACATTAGCTTGGCCGGTCCGCTTAAGAATAGCTACTGAAACAGCTGAGGTGCTATCTTATTTGCATTCTGCAGCTTCTCCTCCTATAATCCACAGAGATGTTAAACCCGCAAATATTCTCCTGGATAATGAGTGCACAGCCAAAGTATCTGATTTTGGAGCATCAAGGTTGGTTCTACAAGATCAAACTCAATTGATAACTATGGTGCAAGGAACATTTGGTTATCTCGATCCAGAATACATGCAGACCCACCAATTAACAGAAAAGAGTGATGTTTATAGCTTTGGAGTTGTCCTGATGGAATTGTTAACAGGTAGAAGGGCAGTAATTTACGATGGTCCAATGGAAGAGAGGAGTCTTTATGAACATTTCCTTTCATCATTGAAAACCAATCAATTGTTCAAGATTCTTGACGACAACATTGTCTGTGAGGGAAACACTGAAGAGTTACAAGAGGTTGCTTTACTTGCAAGAAGGTGTTTAAATGTGAAGGGGGAGGAAAGACCAACAATGAAGGAAGTTGCAGTGGAGCTAAGTGGATTGAGGAGAGCAGCAAAACATTCATGGGTTAATAATTCAGACACTTCCATAAAATCACATGCTCTATTTACTGATGATCAGCCACCGCTAATCTCCTCCGGATATATTGATGCCACTTTTAGTATAACAAGTGAATATGATAGCTTAAAACATCATATGGAGTTACCAATGACTACTGCAAGATAA